The Actinomycetes bacterium genome has a segment encoding these proteins:
- a CDS encoding GNAT family N-acetyltransferase, which produces MNESITVKIVKKYDPELINTLKQMETDSFGVEAAANQWLLPVIINYGRVVVAIRQNKIIGVCLAFRDWNDSFIAFIHSFHIHKDCRGQGWGDQFFIQVIKLFKADKIKRVQLTVDPQNRPAVELYKKHGFSTQKVKKDEYGSGHDRLAMELKL; this is translated from the coding sequence ATGAATGAAAGTATAACTGTAAAAATAGTAAAAAAATACGATCCCGAACTTATAAATACCTTAAAACAGATGGAAACTGACAGTTTTGGGGTAGAAGCAGCAGCTAACCAATGGCTGCTGCCGGTAATCATAAACTATGGAAGAGTAGTAGTAGCTATCCGCCAAAACAAGATTATCGGAGTCTGCCTGGCTTTCAGGGACTGGAATGACAGCTTCATTGCCTTCATACATTCTTTTCATATCCATAAAGATTGCCGGGGACAGGGATGGGGAGACCAGTTTTTTATCCAGGTTATCAAATTATTTAAAGCAGATAAAATAAAGAGGGTCCAGTTGACCGTAGACCCCCAAAACCGTCCGGCCGTAGAGCTGTATAAAAAACATGGATTTTCAACCCAGAAGGTTAAAAAAGATGAATACGGAAGCGGACACGACCGTTTGGCCATGGAACTTAAATTATAG